The DNA sequence GGGTGGATGATGAGTCTTCAGTGCGTTATTATGTAGTTGATATAAGTCTTGAAAATTCATTTGATGGTGCCCACATTAAAGATGCTGGAGTTTCTAATGATCCTAGAACAGGTCGCGATATTGTTGCTTTTAATCTTGATGTTGATGGAAGTGAAAAATTTTTTAAATTCACTCAAAAGAATGTTGGAAAATCTTTGGCTGTTGTTATGGAAGGTAAAATTAAGTCTGTGGCAGGAATTGGATATGCTATTACTGGTGGGAATGTTTCGATTCAGGGTGATTCTTTTGATAAAAAAGAGGCTTTAGATCTTGCCCTAGTGTTTAAAACCGCAGCTTTTCCAGTTGGTATTAAAATAGATGATTTAAGGATAATAGGGCCCACTCTTGGTGTTAAGACTATTGATCTTGGTATTAAAGCTTCTGTGCTCGCTCTTTGTTTAGTTTTTTTGTTTATGTGTGTTTACTATGGATTGAGTGGCTTTGTAGCCGGATTTTCACTTGTCATTTATAATGTATTTTTGATTTTAGCAATATTGTCGGCTTTTAATTTTACTTTAACTTTAACAAGTATTGCAGGTCTTGTTTTGACAATGGGTATGGCTGTCGACATAAATATAGTTATTTATGAGAGAATTAAAGAAGAAATTAGAGAAGGTAGAAAATTTGAAAATGCTTTTGAGGATGGTTTTAGAAAGGCCTTTTTATCCATTATGGATGCAAATATAACAACATTTATTGCAGTGCTTTTTTTAACTCTTCTTGGAACAGGAGTTATTCAAGGCTTTGCTTGGTCTCTTTCTGTTGGCATTGTGGCATCCCTTTTTAGCAGCTTAATTTTTTCAAGATTTATTTTGGAATTTATTATATCTGTTAGAAAAAGCAAATTTATAAGTATATCTTGGAGTTCAAAATATGCAAAGAGTAATTAATTTTTCAAAATATGGAAGCAATGTTTTAATTGTTAGTGTTGTTTTGACATTGGTTGGACTTATTTATACTTTTTTTTATCATGGTGGATACAATTGGGGAATAGATTTTTCTTCTGGAGTTAATATTAATCTTTCAATAGAAAAATCAGGTATTAAAGAAAATGAAATCAAAAGCATATTCTCTCCTATTTATAAGACTTTAGATGTTAATAGTATTGTTTCGCCTGATGAGAATAAAAGTGAGTTCTCTATTACGGTAAAGTCAGATGTCATTGATTATGCTTTTAAAACAGAAGTTCAAAAAACAATAATGGATGAACTTAAAAAAGCATTTGATGCTAATGTTGAAGTTTTGGATTCTTATTTTATTGATTCAAGTTTTTCTTCTACTTTGAGAATTAAGTCAATATTCCTAGTGTTAGGAACGTTTACTCTAATTTTGATTTACATAACTTTAAGATTTAAATTAAGTTATGCTATTGCTTCTATACTTTCAACATTTCATGATATATTTTTTATAGCTGCTTTTTTAGGAGTATTTAGGATAGAGATCAATAGTTCTATTATTGTCGCAATATTAACCATTATTGGATATTCTTTAAACGATACAATAATTATTTTTGATAGGATTAGAGATAATGTTAAGCGATTAACCGATAACGCATTTTTAAATGTGTTAAATATCAGTATTAATCAAACTTTATCAAGAACTATTTTAACATCGTTTACAACGTTTGTTGCGGTATTTTCTATCTATGTGTTTACTGAAGGGTCTATAAAAGATTTTTCTTTGGTGTTTATGGTAGGAGTAATTGTTGGAACTTATTCTTCTATTTTCATAGCGTCTCCGATACTTTTAAATCTGTACAAAAAGATAAAGTAGGTCTTTGAATAAGATGATATTACGGCATGAAGTTTTTTGATTTTGGTTCGTTAGGATTTTATAGATTTTTTGATTTTCAAAAATATCTTAATTTTAGTATTTTTAGATATAGTTTAATCAATTATTATTCTTATCGAGAACAGTCTAGCCTTATTAACGATGCTAATTTGCTTAAAGACAAGCTTGTTTTTTTAGATAAGATTTATAGGGATTTTAATCCCAATGTTGGTCAATCTTGGGATGCTAATAAAGCTATTTTTTTAGATACTTTGCTTATTATTAAAAATTTGATAAGAAAATATCATCCTGATTCAGAATTTTTAGATATCCAAGAAGACGAATTATTGAAAGATGTTGCTCATTTTAATAAGTTTTTAGATAAGCTTAAATATTTAAATTTTAGGGTAGATCTTAAGCAAAAAATTGAAAATTTTGAAAAAAAGAGTAAAACTCCGTTTTCTTGTATAAGAATTGCTACATTTTTTATTCAGGAAGAATTTTTAGATCGACTTAATAATTCATTAGATTTTTTTTCCAATGAGGCTAATAGTAATAATTTAGATGTAATTAATAAAGAAATTAATGATTATTATGACAAAGTAGAGCAAATTAAAAAAAGTAAAAATATTAAAGAGACCCATAAGAAATTTATTATAGATCATACAAAAGAGAGAATTGATAAAATCATGAAAGATCATAGTCTGGATCTTTCCAAGTTGCTCATAAAAATTGCTTTGCTTGAGATTACAATCCAATGTTTTGATAGTTATTATTTAAATTTATTAGAAACTTTACAAATTCTTTTATCTATTAATAATATAATTGAAATCGGTTTAAGTGAATTACCAGATGCTATTTTTAATGAGTGGAATGAACTTATTTATTTACGAAGAAAAGAGTTTCAAAAATTTGTTTTAATCTCTGATTATGTTTTTCAAAAAAGGATTGTATCTACTATCAATTCTGGAAATTGGAAGTTTGCCTTTTTCACACTTGCTCCTAGACAAGGAGATGTTTTTCAATTTTCAGTGGATATTGCTAAGAATTTTGATAATATTGAGGATGGAATCAAGGAATATGAGTCCAAGATAAATAAATTTAATGAATACAGGTCAGGTTGGGAGGCAAATTTAAAAAGCTTTGATCATTTGTTTGCAGAAACGCTTTAACTATATATTTCTTTTAATCTTTCGTAAATAGTTTTTACTTCATTATTTATTATTTTGGGAATTTTTACCATTAGAGTAACTTTAAGATCTCCTTTTGAACCACTTCCAATTATGGGCATTCCTAATCCTTTTAAGCTAAGAATTTCTCCATTTTTTGCATCTACAGGAATTTTAAGCTTTATTTTTTTTCCTTCAATTGTTTCAAATAGTTTTTCGCAACCTAGAGCTATTTCCCACGGATAAACTTCTATTATTGTTTCTAAGTTTTTTCCATTCAGCTTGAAGTTTTTATAGCTTGATATGGTAAATTTGACTATTAAGCTTCCTTTTCCTCCAGAGATTGGATTTAAGGGGCCTTTGTTGTTTATTTTTATTTTGGTTGTTTCTAATGTTCCTTTTGGGATTATTATTTCTATTTTTTGGTTGTTTATAAGTATTATTTTTTTACCCCCCATATAAGCATCATAAAGTGAAATATTTATAGTTATTTCTTTGTCTGTAGTTTTTCTTGAAGATCCACCAAAAATTTTGGAAAAAAAATCCAAATCTTCAAAATTGCTAAATCCTGTGGTTTTAAATTCTCTTTCAAAATGGTCGCTGTTGTCATTAAAATTGGTAGTACCTAAGGTGTCGTAAGTTCTTTTTTTATCAGGAGAAGATAAAATTTCATAAGCTTCATTTATTTCTTTAAACTTTTCTTCAGCTATTTTGTTTCCCTTGTTTTTGTCTGGGTGATATTTAATTGCCAATTTTTTATAGGCTTTTTTAATTTCTTCATTACTAGCATTTTTTTGTATTCCAAGTATATTATAATAGTCTTTGGTCATTAAGAAATCTCCTTTAAATCCCCTGTATTTATTATAGCTTTTAAAGATATTTTTAATATTTGTACTTTATATATGTTATAATTAAACTTAAATTTTTAAAAGACCAATTATGAGAGTAGATCTTTTATCTCTTAGCGAGTTAAGTCTTTATATTAATATGTCATTTTGTTGTAAAGATTTAAACATTTTTAATAGAATTTTAGGGGAATTAAAGAATCATTTAATCTTGTTAGGTCATCCAATGGTAAAAACACTTTACATTAAGCACTTAGATTTTTATTTATGTAGGCAAGATAATTTAAAATTTATTTTAAATTCTTTGTCCAAGTGTATTAATTTAGATTTATTGGAAGAATTTACTTTAGAAATTATTCCGTATTATGTTGATTTTGAAAAATTTAAACTTTTAGATGAATTTTGTATTACTCGAATTAATCTTAATCTTCAAAGTTTTTCTTTAAAATTTAGAAAGATTATGGGAATGCCTGAAATTTCTTATAAAAAAATAAATACTCTAATTAATAATATTAGAAAGTTTCCTTTTGATTTAAATATTGATATGACTATTAATATTCCTTCGCAAAAAAAATACCATCTCAAATGTGATTTGAAAGAGTTGCTATTATATGCTCCCGAGCATGTTTGTTTTAGTGAGTTCATATATGAAGATGTGCGACTTATTTTGAGAGATTTTGATTGTTCTGTTCATAATGACGGCATTGATTCTGAAAATCTGTGGTTTTGTGCCTTAGAGTGTTTAGAATCTAATGGATATATTAATTATGAAATTTCTAATTTTGCATTTAAGGGGCATGAGAGTAAGCATAATAAGCTAAATTGGGAGTTAAAACCATATTTAGGATTGGGATTATATGCTGTAAGCTTGCTTTTTTGCAATGACAAGGACAATAATGTAAGAGCTTTGATTAGAAAAGCTAGTAGTTCTTTTGAAGCAAACAATCATTTAGCAACTTTTGAATTACTAGAAGATTTAGAGTTTTTTGTTTATCATTTTATTCAAGGACTTGGAACCGCTAAAGGTGTCAACTTGCGGTTTCTTAGGAGCAAGTTTGAGTATGATGAAAAACAATTTTTTCAATTTATTAATTATTGCTCAACTTTAAGCAGAAAGCTTGTTTTTGATAATAATATTATGCTATTAAAAGGGAACGAAAGGTTTAAGTTAGATTTTTATTTAGTAAAAATTATAAACTATTTTAATGATAATTTTTTTAAAGTGAAGCTTAAGCATCCTTGATTTGTTTGTTTTGGTAATAAACTATTTTTGTGTTTTTGTGATTGAATATTCCAATTTCAAGTATGCCCGGAAATAGCTTGAAGTATTTTTCTGTTCCTTCAGGATTTTCTACGTGCATTTTTACATCTAAAATATAATTATTGTTGTCAGTTATGATGGGACCTTTTTTTTCGCTACAAATTCTTAAGGTTGCGTTTAAATTCATTTCTTCAAGTCTAGTCATGATAAATCCGACAGCACTTTGGGCAATTTCCATGGGAATAGGCATTTTTGTTCCCAATTTTTTCACAATTTTTGTTTCATCTGCTATTATTAGTAATGTTTCTGAATTGTAAGCTACTACTTTCTCCATCAAGTGTGCGCCCCCCATTCCTTTTATTAGGCTTTTTTTTTCTAAAAGGATTTCATCAGCTCCATCAATTGCAATGTCTAGACTTCTGTTAAGTTTTGAAAAATTTGATTCATAAGGAATTTGCTCTTTTGAGAGTAAGTATTTTGTATCGCTACTTGTTGTGTAGAATTTTAAATTTTTTAAGTTGCCCGATTTTAGTTTTTCACTTAAATATTTTATTGCATAATAAACAGTTGTGCCTGTTCCGATTCCAAGATTCATATTGTTTTTGATATAGTGATCAATTGCGTATTTTGCTACTAATTTTTTTTGACTTTCCATAAAGTTTGTTCCTTGCTTTAGTGAACTTAAAGCTCAATTTATTTTAAAGTATATCATTATTTAATTAAGGTTGAAATCTTGACTAGATTTTATGCTAATTTATAATTATTAGTATTAGTAAATAAAATAATATTCTAGGAGATTTTATGTATAAATTAGTTTTAGTGCGGCATGGAGAGAGTGAGTGGAACAGAGAAAATCTTTTTACTGGCTGGACAGATGTTAAACTTTCTGATAAAGGCGTTGATGAGGCTTTGGAGGCAGGTTTGCTACTCAAGCAGGAAGGTTATTCTTTTGATATTGCTTTTAGCTCTTTATTGTCAAGGGCTAATGATACTTTAAATATTATTTTGCGAGAATTAGGTCAATCTTATATTAGTATTAAAAAAACTTGGAGATTGAATGAAAGGCATTATGGAGCTTTACAAGGTTTAAATAAGTCAGAAACAGCTGCAAAATACGGAGAAGATAAAGTTTTAATTTGGAGGCGTAGTTACGATGTGCCCCCAATGCCTTTAAAAGAGTCTGATAATCGTCATCCAATAAGAGATACAAGGTATAAGTATATTCCTAAAAGGGAACTTCCTTCAACAGAATGTCTTAAAGATACTGTTGCAAGAGTAATTCCGTATTGGACTGATGAGATTGCAAAAGAAATTCTTGAAGACAAAAAAGTTATTGTTGCTGCTCATGGAAATTCTTTAAGGGCTCTTGTTAAATATCTTGATAATTTAAGTGAAGAAGATGTTTTAAAGCTTAACATTCCGACGGGTATTCCTTTAGTTTACGAATTAGATAAAGATTTAAATCCTGTTAAGCATTACTATTTAGGTGATGAGAGTAAGATTAAAAAGGCAATGGAATCTGTTGCTAGTCAAGGAAAGTTAAAATAATATTCTATTTATTTGGGTTAAAATTGTTAATAAGTCATATATATATGACTTATTTTTTTATTATTATTTAAGGTTTAAATATATTTGCTTACAATCTCTTTAAAACGATCAATACCGATTATTTTGATAAATCCGGCTAATTTGGGGCCTTTTTCTTTGTCGATTAAAATTTTATAAATTTGTTTAAAAAACAAAGCGGGCTCTATATTATTTTCTCTTGAAATTTTATATATTTCGTTTTGGATGTCTTGTTCTGTAGTAATTTCAAAATTTTTCTTTAAAAAATCCATAAGTTCATTCACTGCTTTTTTGCTATCTTCTTTTAGTATTTCTATATTATCGAATTTAGATCTTAATGAAAATTTGAAATCTTCAGGTGCAAAATCTCTTATCCAATTAATTGCACATTTGATTTTATTTATCAGTTTTTCTTTTTGATCATCTTGAACGTTTTTTAGGTAGTTTAGAATTTTGCTTATATTATTTTCAAATATTTGACAAATTACGCTTAAATGTCTAAATCCGATTTGATAAGGAATTGTTTTGCTTGGTTTGTATGGTTGAGATAGTTCATAAATTCTTTTAAAGGCTCTTTTTTTTTCTTCTTTTATATCCTCTACTCCATAATAGATTCTTTCAAACTTGTCATAATCTTCATATATTTTAATTACGTCAAGATCAAATGATATTGAAAATTCAGTATTTGGCTTTGTAGCGGCAAATAAAAATCTTGTAACCTCAGGAGTATAGATTTCAAGGACATCTTTAAGTGATATGACATTTCCTGATGAGGAGGATATTTTTCCACCACGTCCTTTTATTGAAATAAAGTCATATTGAAATGTTACAGGGGGACTACCTTTAAAAATTTTTACAATATTTTTAGATGTATCAAAACTGCCGCCACTGCTGTGGTGATCTTTTCCTGCAGGCTCAAAATCAACTTTTTCATATTTCCATCTCATGGGCCAATCTATTCTCCAGGGGAGCTTAATGGCCCATGTAGTTCTTATGTCCAGAGATTCTAGGTTTCCACATTCACATGAGTATTCAACAGAATAATGGTTATCGTAATTATTTACAGTTGTTGTGTCTTTATTACATTTTGTACAAAATATACTGATTGGGTACCAGCTTTCTTCAAGCTTTGAAGTTCTATATTCGTTTAAAGCCTCAGAGAGTTCTTTTTTATGATTAAGTGCAAATTTTATTTGGCTTGCATAGACATTTTTAGTATATTGTTTGCTTTGGTCAATGAATTCAGGGTTAATTCCTACTATAGGCAGATATTTTTCAAATTCAATTTCATTGGCTCTTGCGTAGCTTGTCTTGTGGCTTCTTGTGTCAGGAACCCTTGTTATTGCTTGTCTTAAATAAGTTGCAAGAAGTTCTTGTTCTGGCATATTTTTGGGAACTTTTCGAAACACATCATAATTATCCCAAGAGTAAATAAATCTTACTTTTGATCCAGAGTCTTTTAAAGCTCTTGCTACAAGGTCTACCGAGATAACTTCTCTGAAATTACCAATGTGTACAGTCCCAGATGGAGTAATTCCTGATGCAACTGTGTACAAGTCTTTTGGACCTTTTTCTTTTTTTATTTTTTCTGCGTAAAAATCTGCCCAGTGTGCTGTCTTCACGTTTTATCCCCAGCCCAAATTTTAGCATTTTATTTTTCAATTTTCAAGAATTTGCAAAATTATAGTTAAATATTAATTTATAAGTCTTTTTATTAATTTATCTTCTTTGTTCCAATTTTTTTTTAGTTTTACCTGAAGAAATAGATTGCATTTTGTTTCGAAAATTTTTGAGATTGTTTTTCTTGATCTTTCACCAATTGATTTTATTTCTTTTCCATTTTTCCCCACGATTATTCCTTTTTGACTTTCATTAGCTACAAAAATATTTGCTCTGATAAAAAGGCTTTCTTTTTTATTTTCCAAGGTGTCAATATCTACATACAAAGAATAGGGAAGTTCTTCTTTTAGGTTTTCGATTGCTTTTTCTCTTATTATTTCACTAATCCTAAAATTTATTTCTTGGTCTGTATAGTATTCTTGTGGATAATAAAGTGGACCTTCTGAAAAATTTTCATAAATTTTATTTTTTAATTCTTCTGTATTAATGTTTTTTTCAGCAGATATTTTAATTATATTTGTATCTTCTATTCCCTGGTTTTTTAGAAATTGTGTTATTTCTTCTATTTTTGTATTTTTAAGATCAACCTTATTAAGTAGTACTAAAAATTTAATTTTAGAATTTTTAATTATTTCTAACATTTTATTTTCTTCCTCTCCAGGCTTGTCTTGAATGTCAATTATGTATAGAATAAGTTCAACTTCTCCGATTGAAGAGTGTATGTTTTTCATCATTGCAATATTAAACTTTTTTTTGCTTAGATGAAATCCCGGTGTGTCTATGAAAATAATTTGTCCTCTGTCATCTGTAAAGATTCCTTTTATTTTATTTCTAGTTGTTTGTGGAATAGGTGATATGATTGATATTTTATGTCCACATATTGAATTTAAAAG is a window from the Borreliella chilensis genome containing:
- a CDS encoding preprotein translocase subunit SecD, producing MKKGSKLILILLVTVFACLLIFPTLKWYFLMDIEDKKISSYSQEALRDYSKEKALNDLSKLKELYNKGPNSSIPTSLSYLIPIAKNNYRSSMKTPPSSFTAKSLREGFLTDSDMGEVSLEIYRHYENIKKSKNRIIHLGLDLSGGMSATISLDYSNVEKKLGRSLSFAEKEDAIYRTMQILKERVDKFGLTEPKIAREAGGNKIFLDIPGERDESRINTLLSGKGNLTFYVVDDELTSLLHRKILEAGSLFSISEIQKNMNLPDNKQIFPWYVKDSYGVDDESSVRYYVVDISLENSFDGAHIKDAGVSNDPRTGRDIVAFNLDVDGSEKFFKFTQKNVGKSLAVVMEGKIKSVAGIGYAITGGNVSIQGDSFDKKEALDLALVFKTAAFPVGIKIDDLRIIGPTLGVKTIDLGIKASVLALCLVFLFMCVYYGLSGFVAGFSLVIYNVFLILAILSAFNFTLTLTSIAGLVLTMGMAVDINIVIYERIKEEIREGRKFENAFEDGFRKAFLSIMDANITTFIAVLFLTLLGTGVIQGFAWSLSVGIVASLFSSLIFSRFILEFIISVRKSKFISISWSSKYAKSN
- a CDS encoding preprotein translocase subunit SecF, producing MQRVINFSKYGSNVLIVSVVLTLVGLIYTFFYHGGYNWGIDFSSGVNINLSIEKSGIKENEIKSIFSPIYKTLDVNSIVSPDENKSEFSITVKSDVIDYAFKTEVQKTIMDELKKAFDANVEVLDSYFIDSSFSSTLRIKSIFLVLGTFTLILIYITLRFKLSYAIASILSTFHDIFFIAAFLGVFRIEINSSIIVAILTIIGYSLNDTIIIFDRIRDNVKRLTDNAFLNVLNISINQTLSRTILTSFTTFVAVFSIYVFTEGSIKDFSLVFMVGVIVGTYSSIFIASPILLNLYKKIK
- a CDS encoding molecular chaperone DnaJ produces the protein MTKDYYNILGIQKNASNEEIKKAYKKLAIKYHPDKNKGNKIAEEKFKEINEAYEILSSPDKKRTYDTLGTTNFNDNSDHFEREFKTTGFSNFEDLDFFSKIFGGSSRKTTDKEITINISLYDAYMGGKKIILINNQKIEIIIPKGTLETTKIKINNKGPLNPISGGKGSLIVKFTISSYKNFKLNGKNLETIIEVYPWEIALGCEKLFETIEGKKIKLKIPVDAKNGEILSLKGLGMPIIGSGSKGDLKVTLMVKIPKIINNEVKTIYERLKEIYS
- a CDS encoding coproporphyrinogen III oxidase, translated to MRVDLLSLSELSLYINMSFCCKDLNIFNRILGELKNHLILLGHPMVKTLYIKHLDFYLCRQDNLKFILNSLSKCINLDLLEEFTLEIIPYYVDFEKFKLLDEFCITRINLNLQSFSLKFRKIMGMPEISYKKINTLINNIRKFPFDLNIDMTINIPSQKKYHLKCDLKELLLYAPEHVCFSEFIYEDVRLILRDFDCSVHNDGIDSENLWFCALECLESNGYINYEISNFAFKGHESKHNKLNWELKPYLGLGLYAVSLLFCNDKDNNVRALIRKASSSFEANNHLATFELLEDLEFFVYHFIQGLGTAKGVNLRFLRSKFEYDEKQFFQFINYCSTLSRKLVFDNNIMLLKGNERFKLDFYLVKIINYFNDNFFKVKLKHP
- a CDS encoding ribose 5-phosphate isomerase, with amino-acid sequence MESQKKLVAKYAIDHYIKNNMNLGIGTGTTVYYAIKYLSEKLKSGNLKNLKFYTTSSDTKYLLSKEQIPYESNFSKLNRSLDIAIDGADEILLEKKSLIKGMGGAHLMEKVVAYNSETLLIIADETKIVKKLGTKMPIPMEIAQSAVGFIMTRLEEMNLNATLRICSEKKGPIITDNNNYILDVKMHVENPEGTEKYFKLFPGILEIGIFNHKNTKIVYYQNKQIKDA
- the gpmA gene encoding phosphoglyceromutase (2,3-bisphosphoglycerate-dependent; catalyzes the interconversion of 2-phosphoglycerate to 3-phosphoglycerate) — translated: MYKLVLVRHGESEWNRENLFTGWTDVKLSDKGVDEALEAGLLLKQEGYSFDIAFSSLLSRANDTLNIILRELGQSYISIKKTWRLNERHYGALQGLNKSETAAKYGEDKVLIWRRSYDVPPMPLKESDNRHPIRDTRYKYIPKRELPSTECLKDTVARVIPYWTDEIAKEILEDKKVIVAAHGNSLRALVKYLDNLSEEDVLKLNIPTGIPLVYELDKDLNPVKHYYLGDESKIKKAMESVASQGKLK
- a CDS encoding lysyl-tRNA synthetase; its protein translation is MKTAHWADFYAEKIKKEKGPKDLYTVASGITPSGTVHIGNFREVISVDLVARALKDSGSKVRFIYSWDNYDVFRKVPKNMPEQELLATYLRQAITRVPDTRSHKTSYARANEIEFEKYLPIVGINPEFIDQSKQYTKNVYASQIKFALNHKKELSEALNEYRTSKLEESWYPISIFCTKCNKDTTTVNNYDNHYSVEYSCECGNLESLDIRTTWAIKLPWRIDWPMRWKYEKVDFEPAGKDHHSSGGSFDTSKNIVKIFKGSPPVTFQYDFISIKGRGGKISSSSGNVISLKDVLEIYTPEVTRFLFAATKPNTEFSISFDLDVIKIYEDYDKFERIYYGVEDIKEEKKRAFKRIYELSQPYKPSKTIPYQIGFRHLSVICQIFENNISKILNYLKNVQDDQKEKLINKIKCAINWIRDFAPEDFKFSLRSKFDNIEILKEDSKKAVNELMDFLKKNFEITTEQDIQNEIYKISRENNIEPALFFKQIYKILIDKEKGPKLAGFIKIIGIDRFKEIVSKYI
- a CDS encoding GTPase Era, with amino-acid sequence MKSGFAAILGRPSTGKSTLLNSICGHKISIISPIPQTTRNKIKGIFTDDRGQIIFIDTPGFHLSKKKFNIAMMKNIHSSIGEVELILYIIDIQDKPGEEENKMLEIIKNSKIKFLVLLNKVDLKNTKIEEITQFLKNQGIEDTNIIKISAEKNINTEELKNKIYENFSEGPLYYPQEYYTDQEINFRISEIIREKAIENLKEELPYSLYVDIDTLENKKESLFIRANIFVANESQKGIIVGKNGKEIKSIGERSRKTISKIFETKCNLFLQVKLKKNWNKEDKLIKRLIN